ATGCCCGCATCAATGGCGAACTTGGCCTGTTCAATGGCAATGGGGCCGGTTTCACAAATCATTTCTGCCATTTTCAGTGCCTCATCAATGAGCAGTTCCGGCTCGCAGATGCTGTTGACCAGGCTGATGTCCAGGGCCTCCTGGGCATCCACCCGGCGGCCGGTGAAAATCAGTTCCTTTGCCTTGCCCCGTCCCACAAGCCGGGGCAGCCGCTGGGTGCCGCCGCCGCCGGGAATGATGGCCAAACGGGTTTCAGTCAGCCCCATGGAGGCGTTCATGGAGGCAATGCGCAAATCGCTGGCCAGGGCGATCTCGGTTCCCCCGCCCAGGGCGATGCCGTTTACCGCTGAAATCACCGGTTTGTTCAGCGATTCAATATCGCTCAGCAGGTTGCGGATGGTGTAGATAAATTCCTTTACCTGAATGTCTGTGAGCGTGGCGCGCTCCTTTAAATCCGCTCCCGCACAGAAGGCTCTTTGCCCGGCCCCGGTGATAATCACGACCCGGATATCGGGATCAAAACGCAGGGCCTCGATTTCAGCCTTCAGGGTCCGGAGCATGGCAAAATTAACCGCATTCATCATGTCGGGACGATTCAGGGTCAGAATCCGGACCTGGCCCCGGTCTTCTTTTACAAGGTCATTTTCATTTTCCATGACTGGATCCTCCTGTCTTTATGTCCGCACACAGGCCCCGGCAACGGGGACTTCAGCAACCGATGTTTCTGGAAATCACCAGGCGCTGGACCTCGGAAGTGCCCTCGCCGATATCCAGCAGCTTCTGATCCCTGTAAAATCGTTCCACGTTGTATTCCTTCATCAGCCCGTATCCGCCGTGGATCTGCACGGCATGATCGGCCACCCGGCCCATGAGTTCGGAGCAGTAGAGCTTGGCCATGGCCGCCTCCTTCTGAAACGGCCGTTTCTTGTCCCGCAGCCAGCAGGCCTTGTACAAAAGGTTCCTGGCACATTCGATTTCCATGGCGGAATCGGCCAGTTTAAACCCGATGGCCTGGAATCGGGAAATGGGTTTTCCGAACTGGACCCGCTGCTTTGCATATTTCAGGGCCGTCTCATATGCCCCCTGGGCTCCGCCAAGGCCCATGGCCGCAATGGAGAGCCGCCCGCCGTCAAGGGTGTTTAACATCTGGTGAAACCCCTCGCCCTGGCGACCGAGGATGTTTTGCGCTGGTACGCGCACGTCGTCAAAATACAGCTCCGCCGTATTGGAGGCCCGCCACATCATTTTTTTGTGCATGGGTTTGGCAACAAAACCCCGGGTGCCGTGTTCCACCAGAAAACAAGTGTATTCCGGCCGTCCGTCATCGCGCTGGCCGGTCACGGCCTGGACCGTAACCCCCATTGACATTTCGCAGGCAGCGTTTGTAATAAAAATTTTGGATCCGTTGATCACCCACTCATTGCCGTCTTTGACCGCAGTGGTCCGGGTTCCGCCGGCATCTGAGCCGGCCGTGGGTTCGGTGAGCCCGAAGCCCCAGAGGGCCTCGCCGGCGCACAGCCTTGGAAGGTATTTGTCTTTTTGCTCGGGAGTGCCGAAATAATGAATGGGGCCGATGCCCAGGGAATTGCCGGCGGCCACCGTGGCCGCCTGGGAGCCGTCCACCCGGGCAATTTCCTCCACTGCAATAATATAGGAGATGTAATCAAGCTCCTGCCCGCCGAATTTTTCTGAAACAAACATGCCAAACAGGCCGATATCACCCATTTTTCGGGTCAGGTCCGGAGAAAAAGCTTCCTGGTCATCGAGCTCTGCAGCCACCGGCCCGATCTGCTTTTCGGCAAATTTGCGGATTTCCTTGCGGATCATTTCCTGTTCGGTGGTAAGATCGAAATCCAAGATTCACCTCCTTATGTCAGTGGCGGAATGCCTTGCACGCCCGAAACCCGGGCACAGGGGGAAACGAATGCAACAATACAATGATCATAAAAATAACATCTGGTTTAAAAAAGTAACGTAAACGTTAAGTTTTGTAAAGTGATTTTCCTTCCTGATAGCAGAAAAATGCATCGGCCTGTCTTGACACTGCAAAGTTTGTGATTACTTTTCAGATGTGGGTCAACATCCTGATATATCTGGATAAATACCTGCATCCAGCAGGGAGCTGATTTATTGTCTGAAAAAACATGCATGAAAAAAGGAGGGAAGTGCCATGATCACCAGAAGATTTCTTGATTTTCCGGATTTTGGTTGGAAAAATCCCTTCGAGGAAATGGACCGGGTGCGCAGATATCTGGACCAGGTGCTGGGCCAGGCCGATGCCGGCTACCGGATTCCGCAGGCGGGGGTATTTCCCCTGGTCAACCTCACCGAGACCAAGGAGAACTATATCCTGCGCGCGGAGCTGCCCGGCGTTAATGCCGAGGCTCTCGACATCCAGGCCACCGGCAGAAACATCAACATTTCCGGGCAGCGTACCATCGAGCCTGATCCCAATGCCCGGTATCACCGAAGAGAACGCGAATCGGGCCGGTTTTCCAGGGCATTGACGCTTCCGGGCGACATCGACCGGGAGAAAATCGAAGCACAGCTCACCAATGGCGTGCTGACACTGACCATTCCCAAATCTGAAAAAGCCCGGCCCAAACAGATTCAGATCAAGGGATAAAACAATCAATCGATCTTTTCCGAAAGGAGGATGCGATATGACAAACGAAGCACAAAGCAGGGACATGCAGGTGAAAGGAAAACAGGAAGCCGCAGGCGCCGAGCAGACCCGGCCGGGCCCGGTCTTTATCCCGTCAGTGGATATTTTTGAAAACGAAAACGGCATCACCCTTATGGCAGATATGCCGGGGGTGGCCACCGATGATATCAATATTGACGTACGGGAAAACACCCTGACACTGACCGGAGAAATCAAGCCGTTTGAAAACGCGGACGAAACCGACATCCTGGTGGAATATGAAACCGGCCAGTATTACCGGCAGTTCACCCTGCCGGAGCTGGTGGACCAGGAGAAGATCGATGCCCAGCTAAAAGACGGGGTGCTCACCCTGGTACTGCCAAAAGCTGAAGCGGCAAAACCCAGAAAAATTGAAATCAAAAACAACTAAAACACCGTATCTTTACAGGAAAGCGCAAACAGGCGGCACCGGCAGAGATCCGGTGCCGCCTGTTTTTCAGAGGCTTCAAAGATGATGGCACCGGAAAAAGTCTGATTTCAGATGGCGCCGTAAAAAGTTCAAGATCAAGGCTTGCGCAATTTCGTAGAATGCAGCGTACTTATCCGTACGTGAAATTCTGAGAAATTGCGCGTAACGCAGATATTGGACTTTTTACGGCGCCATCAAAGATGATGATACACATCTTCGAGGCTCAAGTCACAGGCCAGCATCATGACCTGGGTGTGATAAAGCAGCTGGGCGATTTCCGCTGCGGTCTGCTGCCGGCTTTCGTACCGGGCCGCCATCCAGACCTCGCCGGCTTCTTCCACCAGTTTCTTGCCGATCTCATGGGGGCCTTGGGCCAGACGGGCCACGGTGCCCGAATCCGGGTCTGCGGTTTTCTTCTTTTGCTGCAATTGCCAAAACAGTTCTTCAAAGCGTTTCATGATCCGGTCCCGTATCTGGCATCCGCATACTCCACCCATCCGCCGGCAGCCACCAGGGCCCGGTCAAATTCAGACACGGAAAAGGCAATCCTTGTCTGCTGGCCTTGTTTTTCCACAGTCAGCTCGCCTGTCTCCAGGTCTGCATAAATTTCCGTGTCCGGCCCGGCAAACTCGCTAAAAAGCCGGTCAATGGTCTGCCGGGGCACATCAATGGCCAGCATACCGCAGTTAAACATGTTCTGCCGGAAAATCCGGGCAAAACTTTCCGCAATCACCATGTGAATACCGTTGACCTCCAAAGCCCATGGGGCGTGCTCCCGCGAGGAGCCGCAACCGAAGTTGGCACGGGTCACGATCACCCGGCAGCCGGCAATGTCTTTTGCCGGATCAAAGCCTTCCAGGTTCAGATCCTCGAGCAGGTAGGGCTGCAGTGCAGCCTTTGAGATTTCGGTTAAATACTTGGCAGGAATGATTTCGTCTGTATTGATATCCGACCGGTCCAGAAACAGGGTCTTGCCCCCGAAGGTATGCATATGACTTGGCCTCGCTGGTAAAGTTTTATTTCCTGTAAAGATCCGAATTGGCAATATGGCCGGCAAGGGCTGTGGCCGCGGCAGTGGCCGGGCTCATCAAATGCACCATGCCGCCTTTTCCCATGCGGCCGTAAAAATTGCGGTTGGTGGTGGAGGCGCACACCTCCCCTTCTGCGATCACCCCGCAGCTCATGCCCAGGCAGGCCCCGCAGGTGGGGTTGGCCACGCAGAAGCCGGCATCCATGAAAGTTTTGATAATGCCTTCATCCAGGGCCTTTTGATAAATCTCCGGGGTGGCCGGAGACACAATGCCGCGGACCGAATCGTTGATCCGCTGTCCCGAAAGCACCCGGGCGGCCACCCGCAGATCCTCTATCCGGCCGTTGGTGCACGAACCGATATAGATTTGATCCACGGCAGTGCCCTGCATTTCCGAAACCGGGCACACTTTGTCCGGCTTGTAGCCGTAGGTGATCTGCGGGGGCAGATCCGTGACATCAAATTGCAGCACCTGCTGGTAAACAGCGTCTTTATCCGGCTGCCACCTGCGATAATTTTCCAGAGCAGCTTGCCGGGAGTCATACTCCGTGCGGATAAAAGGCCAGAGATATTCCACAGTGGTCATGTCCGGATAGCAGATGCCGCAGGTGGCCCCGGCTTCAACGGCCATATTGCACAGGGTCATGCGCGCCTCCATGCTCATGGCCGCCACCACGGGACCGGCAAATTCGATGACACAGTCAGTGGCCCCGTTGACCCCGATTTGGCCGATGATATGCAGAATCACGTCCTTGGCAAACACCCCGTCTGGCAGCTCACCGGTGATTTCAATTTTAATGGAGCGGGGATAGCGAAACGCGCAGACTCCGTTTAAGATTCCCACTTCCAGGTCGGTGGTGCCCACGCCGGCGGCAAAGGCGCCGAATGCGCCGTGGGTGCAGGTGTGGGAATCGCCCATGATAATCGTGTAGCCTGGCCGGACAAATCCTTTTTCCGGAAACAGGGCGTGACAGACACCGTTTCTGCCGATATCGAAAAAATGCTCGATATGATGGCGCCGGGCCCAATCCCGCATGATCTTTCCCTGCATGGCGGTTTTGGAGTCCTTGGCCGGGGTCACATGATCAATGACCGCCATGATGCACGAGGGGTCAAAAACCCGGTCCTTTCCCCTGGCAATCAGGTCGTTGATAGCCACCGGCGTGGTGATTTCATGGCAGAATACCGCATCCAAACCCAGCACAACCATATCCCCGGCCGGGTTGTCGACCCGGTGGGCGTCAAATATCTTTTCTGCTGCTGTTTTACCTGTATTTTCCTGCATCTAGGATTCCCACCCCCCGATCATGTGCATGTGCAGATGAAAAATCTCCTGTCCCCCGCCCTTTTCCACATTGAAAAACAGCCTGTAGCCGGTGGCGCTCACACCGGTTTTGACCGCCATTTCCTTTGCGGCGAAAATCAGCTTTGAAAGAATCGGGCCGTCCGTATCTTCCAAATCATTGACGCTACGGATATGCCGTTTTGGCACAAGCAGCAGATGCACCGGCGCCAGCGGATTGATGTCCTTGAACACCACCAGATCGTCGGTTTCCATCAACAATTCCGTATCCATTTGTTTGTTTGCAATCCTGCAAAACAGGCAATCAGACTCCATAACGCCTCCCTGCGACACAATTATCGGATTTTGCGGTACCCGGGGATGGGCAGTGGACATGCATCAGCCGGTTTTCACCACCAGCACCGCGGTTTTGCCCAGGGCCCGGATCAATTTGATGCTGATGTCGCCAAGAACGAACTCTTCCTGTTTGGACATTTTTTTTCTGCCGATCATCAGCATGTCAAAATTCCCCTGGTTATAATAATCAATGATTCCTTCGGTAATCGTCGGATAAGGCTCTTGTACCAGCTCTACGCGGATTTTTCCGGGATCAAAGCCCTTTTCCTCCACAAGGCGCTGCCGGGCCTTTTCAAGCATTTCCTGCATGCGTACCGGCAGCTCTCCCATAAATTTTTTGCCCATCAACTCCTCGCCCGAGCTGGGCTTGCGGAAAATATGGACAAAAGTGATCTCCGAGTCCGCACAAATGGACATATTGATCAAAAAATTCACCAGCCCCCGGGAACTGACCGAATCATTTAACGGAACCAGTATGGAAAAACCCAATGCCTTATCCTCCATGCATGTATGCCCGTTTTTCTTTTATCACGCCAGACAGAACCCGGCAACCGCGTTGCGCAGATCGTCGAGAAATTCGTCAATGTTTTCATAAAACACCTGGGTTCCCCGGGAAAAATGCATCAAAATATCATTTAACCCCTCGGGAACGTACGGATAGACTTTTTTCAGATTCATGAACCGGGACTTGTCAAGCAGGGAAAAATCATCTGCATTGATGCGCTCCAGCAAGCCCGGGTAACTGTCCGGGTCTGTGGCAATCATGTAGAGCTCAATAAACCCTTTGCCCATGGCATAAAGCAAAATGTTTCCCATGCCGATCAGATCCAGGCTGAACGGATTTTCCGGCGCATCATAATCATAGTCAAAATCAATCCACACGTATTTTTCGGTTTCCTGTTCCACGATGAGATGGTCGTTGCGGATATCTCCGTGCCGCAATCCATTGATGTGCAATTTTCTTATGGCCTCAAATGATTCAATGAGCGTCTGTAAAATTGCCGGCAGTCGGG
The Desulfosalsimonas propionicica DNA segment above includes these coding regions:
- a CDS encoding Hsp20/alpha crystallin family protein is translated as MITRRFLDFPDFGWKNPFEEMDRVRRYLDQVLGQADAGYRIPQAGVFPLVNLTETKENYILRAELPGVNAEALDIQATGRNINISGQRTIEPDPNARYHRRERESGRFSRALTLPGDIDREKIEAQLTNGVLTLTIPKSEKARPKQIQIKG
- a CDS encoding 3-isopropylmalate dehydratase large subunit, with the translated sequence MQENTGKTAAEKIFDAHRVDNPAGDMVVLGLDAVFCHEITTPVAINDLIARGKDRVFDPSCIMAVIDHVTPAKDSKTAMQGKIMRDWARRHHIEHFFDIGRNGVCHALFPEKGFVRPGYTIIMGDSHTCTHGAFGAFAAGVGTTDLEVGILNGVCAFRYPRSIKIEITGELPDGVFAKDVILHIIGQIGVNGATDCVIEFAGPVVAAMSMEARMTLCNMAVEAGATCGICYPDMTTVEYLWPFIRTEYDSRQAALENYRRWQPDKDAVYQQVLQFDVTDLPPQITYGYKPDKVCPVSEMQGTAVDQIYIGSCTNGRIEDLRVAARVLSGQRINDSVRGIVSPATPEIYQKALDEGIIKTFMDAGFCVANPTCGACLGMSCGVIAEGEVCASTTNRNFYGRMGKGGMVHLMSPATAAATALAGHIANSDLYRK
- a CDS encoding phosphoribosyl-ATP diphosphatase, which produces MKRFEELFWQLQQKKKTADPDSGTVARLAQGPHEIGKKLVEEAGEVWMAARYESRQQTAAEIAQLLYHTQVMMLACDLSLEDVYHHL
- a CDS encoding 3-isopropylmalate dehydratase small subunit — encoded protein: MHTFGGKTLFLDRSDINTDEIIPAKYLTEISKAALQPYLLEDLNLEGFDPAKDIAGCRVIVTRANFGCGSSREHAPWALEVNGIHMVIAESFARIFRQNMFNCGMLAIDVPRQTIDRLFSEFAGPDTEIYADLETGELTVEKQGQQTRIAFSVSEFDRALVAAGGWVEYADARYGTGS
- a CDS encoding protein kinase, which translates into the protein MAVLTPDFGDFSRIDCGDEIVLGQRRYRITGFERERRFGIEDPKFWVKRAVDVETGERKLLKFAFFESFYTSLAGVKIRCFRSPEKESRILELVDGHPFFMQGSSFWDEKGNNIRVLDIVRGTNLFVKLGNLVMDHRTYFETRLPAILQTLIESFEAIRKLHINGLRHGDIRNDHLIVEQETEKYVWIDFDYDYDAPENPFSLDLIGMGNILLYAMGKGFIELYMIATDPDSYPGLLERINADDFSLLDKSRFMNLKKVYPYVPEGLNDILMHFSRGTQVFYENIDEFLDDLRNAVAGFCLA
- a CDS encoding acyl-CoA dehydrogenase family protein, which encodes MDFDLTTEQEMIRKEIRKFAEKQIGPVAAELDDQEAFSPDLTRKMGDIGLFGMFVSEKFGGQELDYISYIIAVEEIARVDGSQAATVAAGNSLGIGPIHYFGTPEQKDKYLPRLCAGEALWGFGLTEPTAGSDAGGTRTTAVKDGNEWVINGSKIFITNAACEMSMGVTVQAVTGQRDDGRPEYTCFLVEHGTRGFVAKPMHKKMMWRASNTAELYFDDVRVPAQNILGRQGEGFHQMLNTLDGGRLSIAAMGLGGAQGAYETALKYAKQRVQFGKPISRFQAIGFKLADSAMEIECARNLLYKACWLRDKKRPFQKEAAMAKLYCSELMGRVADHAVQIHGGYGLMKEYNVERFYRDQKLLDIGEGTSEVQRLVISRNIGC
- a CDS encoding histidine triad nucleotide-binding protein, producing the protein MSTAHPRVPQNPIIVSQGGVMESDCLFCRIANKQMDTELLMETDDLVVFKDINPLAPVHLLLVPKRHIRSVNDLEDTDGPILSKLIFAAKEMAVKTGVSATGYRLFFNVEKGGGQEIFHLHMHMIGGWES
- a CDS encoding universal stress protein; the protein is MEDKALGFSILVPLNDSVSSRGLVNFLINMSICADSEITFVHIFRKPSSGEELMGKKFMGELPVRMQEMLEKARQRLVEEKGFDPGKIRVELVQEPYPTITEGIIDYYNQGNFDMLMIGRKKMSKQEEFVLGDISIKLIRALGKTAVLVVKTG
- a CDS encoding enoyl-CoA hydratase-related protein; amino-acid sequence: MENENDLVKEDRGQVRILTLNRPDMMNAVNFAMLRTLKAEIEALRFDPDIRVVIITGAGQRAFCAGADLKERATLTDIQVKEFIYTIRNLLSDIESLNKPVISAVNGIALGGGTEIALASDLRIASMNASMGLTETRLAIIPGGGGTQRLPRLVGRGKAKELIFTGRRVDAQEALDISLVNSICEPELLIDEALKMAEMICETGPIAIEQAKFAIDAGMETDLKTGLAIESNAYWITIPTQDRLEGLAAFREKRKPVYKGK
- a CDS encoding Hsp20/alpha crystallin family protein, translating into MTNEAQSRDMQVKGKQEAAGAEQTRPGPVFIPSVDIFENENGITLMADMPGVATDDINIDVRENTLTLTGEIKPFENADETDILVEYETGQYYRQFTLPELVDQEKIDAQLKDGVLTLVLPKAEAAKPRKIEIKNN